The following are from one region of the Paracoccus sp. S3-43 genome:
- a CDS encoding succinate dehydrogenase iron-sulfur subunit, whose product MVQFTLPKNSQIRVGKTWPKPEGATNVRTFRIYRWDPDTGENPRLDTYFVDLDKCGPMVLDALIKIKNEIDPTLSFRRSCREGICGSCAMTIDGGNHLACIYGIDEVKGDVSIYPLPHMPVVKDLVPDLTHFYAQHASVNPYLITKSPTPGKEWKQSIEDRKKLDGLYECILCASCSTACPSYWWNGDRYLGPAALLHAYRWIIDSRDEATGERLDELEDPFKLYRCHTIMNCTNTCPKGLNPAKAIASIKHMMVDRMV is encoded by the coding sequence ATGGTCCAGTTCACCCTGCCCAAGAACAGCCAGATCCGGGTCGGCAAGACCTGGCCCAAGCCCGAGGGCGCGACCAATGTCCGCACCTTCCGCATCTATCGCTGGGATCCCGATACCGGGGAAAACCCCCGGCTGGACACCTATTTCGTCGACCTGGACAAATGCGGGCCGATGGTCCTGGACGCGCTGATCAAGATCAAGAACGAGATCGACCCGACGCTCTCCTTCCGCCGGTCCTGCCGCGAGGGGATCTGCGGATCCTGCGCGATGACCATCGACGGCGGCAACCACCTGGCCTGCATCTATGGCATCGACGAGGTGAAGGGCGATGTGTCGATCTATCCGCTGCCGCATATGCCGGTGGTCAAGGATCTGGTCCCGGACCTGACGCATTTCTATGCCCAGCACGCCAGCGTGAATCCCTATCTGATCACCAAGTCCCCGACGCCCGGCAAGGAATGGAAGCAGTCGATCGAGGACCGCAAGAAGCTGGACGGGCTGTACGAGTGCATCCTATGCGCGTCCTGTTCGACCGCCTGCCCGTCCTACTGGTGGAACGGCGACCGCTATCTGGGCCCGGCGGCGCTGCTGCACGCCTATCGCTGGATCATCGACTCGCGCGACGAGGCGACTGGCGAGCGGCTGGACGAGCTGGAGGATCCCTTCAAGCTGTATCGCTGCCACACGATCATGAACTGCACCAATACCTGCCCCAAGGGGCTGAACCCGGCCAAGGCGATCGCGTCCATCAAGCACATGATGGTTGATCGGATGGTGTGA